Part of the Candidatus Methanogranum gryphiswaldense genome, CATCGTCGGGGTCAAGACATACGTTCGAATTGCCATCGGTGACAAGAATGACGTAGCACTTCTCGTCCTTGTGCCTTTTAGTGAAAACTGTCATGTAATTATTCATATACAGTAACGCCGCCGACATTGGGGTCCTTCTGCCAACAGGAAGATTGTCCAAAAGACCGTATATGCACTCAACGGATTTCGTAGGTGGCAGAAGCATCTGTATGGCCGTAGAATTGAATGTCATGAATCCCACACGATCCCTTTTCACATAATGCTGCTTGAGTAAAGACAATATTGCTCCTTTTACAGCCATCATCCTATTACGAATTATCAATGAACCACTTGTATCCACCGCAAAAAGGAAAGTTGATGAGCTTCTTACCTCTCTTACCCTTTCCCTCAGATCCTGTTTTTCGATTATAACTGCCATATCGGCTTCAAGGCCCTGATGGCGCTTGACCTGATACACCGCTGCCGCACGAACGGTAGCATCAAATGCCAGATCTGGATTCTTATCATCGGTCACCCTAGAACCTACATACCTTCCACTTCTGCAATTGCTTTTCATGAAGGATCTTTTTCCCTTATCCTCAGCAGAACCGTGAGCCTTTCCTATTTCATTCTCAAAAAGATCTATGGCATCAAATGTCTCGCCGATCTTTGTTATCACATCTTCTATCTCGATGGGCTTTATCGCCGATCCCTCTGACTCGTCCCCTTCATTATCTGGCTGGGTCTCTGATACGGCCATACGTTCTCTATCTGAGTCATCGTGTATGGCTCTCTTGATGTGCGATTCTCCACAACCTAGAATATCATGTTCCACTTTTTTCTGATTGTCTACCCTGCGACCTTTTTTCACTTTACGTCTGTGGGCGAGACATAGTAATGATGCGTTCTCGATATCCTCTGTATCTACAAATGAGCGTCCTTCGAGGGCCGCCAGGGTCATTGAAACATTCATGACAGAGATGTCTCCGCGAAGACCATCAATATCCATACTGGCACATATTTTGGCTATGTTTGATATATTATCTTCTGTCAACCTTATTCCCTTGAGCAGGACCTTTGCATCCGATATTGTCTTTGAAAGGGTACTCTCTTGCTTAGAATATGTATTTAAAAATGCGTCTGGATCCTTCTCAAAATCCAAATTCCGTCTTAGTACCTCTTGTCTTCCATCCTGATCCTCCGGAAAATCGGCATTGACACATATGTCGAAACAATCCATGACCCTTGGATTCAAATAACAGTCATTGATGTTCATTGTCCCTATGAGCGTCGTATTGCATGCATATGATGTGGAAAGATTCTCTCTTTCCACTTTGACCTTGCCAATCAATACCGAATCCACCACTGAACTCAACATTCTTTGTTCGAATAGATTGACATCGTCCATGTAAAGAAAATTACCATCTGCACGACTCATCAGACCTTCTTCCAATACTATCTTTCCTTCTTTTATGGCCATCTCGATGTTCAAACAACCAAAAAGCTGTTCATCTGTCACATTCAACGGAACATTGACAATGCTCTTACCAGATATGTTCCCGAGAGAACGGGCCACCATGGTCTTACCGGTACCTGAATTTCCCTTGATCAATATTCCTTTGATCCTAGGATTCACTACAGAACACAGTAGAGCTTTTTTCACTTGTTCCATACCGAATACGGCCGAGAATGAAAAATTAGCAGGGCTCAATAGCCCAGACATATATCCAACTCCTTGTGATCGAAGATTACCTCCTCGAATGCACGTCTCTTCAAACGATGGGAAATTACCAGTGATGCTGTTTGACGAATGTCCTCTTTGGTCACTTCTGTCCTTCCCTCGAGAGCCGCATTGGCCTTAGCTGTCCGCATCATGGTTATATCTGCTCTGTGACCTTCCATGCCGAAATGTATCGACACCATGACCACATCGTGCACAAGATCGTCGCTTATCTTTACATTAGGTAATAATTCCCTTGCCTTGATGATCTTGTTGCGGAGTACATCAGTGTCTTTCTGATATTGTGCCAGATATGCCTCAGGATCAAGATCGAACTGCATCCTACGCCTAATGACCTCCATTCTGGTCTGTACGTCCTTCTCACCCTCAACATCAACAGATAACCCAAATCTATCAAGAAGTTGAGGTCTCAGACTTCCTTCTTCAGGATTCATTGTCCCGACCAAAATGAATTTTGCAGGGTGTGAAAAAGAAACCCCCTCTCTCTCAACATAATTCGTTCCCATCGCTGCAGAATCCAAAAGAAGATCCACAATGTGGTCGTCCAATAGATTGACCTCATCGACATAAAGGAGATTACCGTTTGCCTGTGCCAATACACCTGGTTCAAACTTCTTCTCACCGGTCTTCAACACATGTTCCAGATCTAATGTTCCAGATATACGGTCCTCGGTTGCGCTCAATGGAAGTTCGACAACACTCATTGGAAGTACTATTGATTCAAAGACCTCTCCTTTCGCCATTCTTTCACGGCACTGTATACACATCCTCTTTGGATATCTTGGATCGCAGTGGAAAAGACACCCCTTAACTGCTTGGATCGGAGGAAGGATCTGTGCCAATGATCTAACCGCTGTGGATTTTGCCGTCCCCTTCTCTCCTTTGATCAAAACTCCACCTATGCTTGGATCTACGATATTCAGAAGAAGCGCATTCTTCATTTTTTCCTGACCTACTACACGCACGAAAGGAAATAATACTTGCTCGTTTGACATCTTTAACATCTCTGTGCCAGTCAGTTAATATTTTGATTTACTGACTGATTTCTAAATAGCTGTTAAGTTTTCTTACCCTATATATAGATGATATTGTTAAAGAAAATTTTTATGAATTGCATTGACAAAATAAGATATCATACAAATAATTAAATAAAAATGTTATAAAAGAACTATAATAATAAATAAATATAAATACGATAACAGTACACCAGTCTTTTTAAATAGATATATTTAAATATTATTGATTAAACTCAAAAAATACCTATGAACTTTCAGATCATCGGTTAATTCAGGATGGAATGCCGTTACCAATTGATTTTTGAACCTTGCGGCAACGATCTTACCATTATACACAGAAAGAATGGTGACACCCTCACCTACCGATTCTATGACTGGTGCTCTAATGAACTCCATAGGTATCATTCCCAGATCGTCAAAATTAGATACTGTGAAAAAGCTCCCGAGTTGCCTACCAAATGCATTGCGCCTAACACTCATTGGAAACGTACCAAGATACCTTCTGTCATCATTGATGATGGTATCAGAAAGAAGGATCAGACCCGCACATGTACCAAAGACCGGTAGTCCGTCGATGATCCTCTGTCTGATGTCATCCAGCATCCCAAGGTCAGTAAGGAGTTTTCCGATCACTGTGCTCTCGCCGCCAGGTATTATGAGGCCGTCCATGTTTTTTTCTAGATCCGAAGGTTTCCTGATCTGGAAATGCTCTTGATCCAATCTATCGAGCATGGATTCGTGCTCTGCAAATGCACCCTGGACGGCAAGAACACCGATCCTCATTGTCCACGTTCCGCCATTATCGTTTTTATCTCTTGCTCGTTGATGCCGACCATGGCCTGTCCGAGGTCTTCAGAAAGTTCTGCCAGGATCGCAGGGTCATTATAATTCGTGACCGCTTTCACGATAGCGGATGCGCGCTTGGCCGGATCCCCTGATTTGAATATACCTGAACCGACGAAAACTCCCTCTGCTCCTAATTGCATCATCAATGCCGCATCGGCAGGGGTCGCAATTCCTCCAGCTGCAAAATTTACAACTGGAAGTCTGCCATTCTGATGAACATATCTCACAAGGTCCAACGGTACCTGTAATTGTTTTGCAGACTCGTAGAGCTCATCCTCAGATGTGCCCACCACTCTCCTGATCTCAGAATTCATGGCCCTCATGTGCCTGACGGCCTGAATTATGTCTCCCGTACCTGGTTCTCCTTTCGTCCTGATCATGGATGCGCCCTCGGATATGCGCCTTAAGGCTTCTCCTAGATCCCTTGCACCGCATACGAATGGAACCTTGAATTTTGTTTTGTCGATATGATACACATCATCAGCTGGAGAAAGAACCTCGCTCTCATCTATGTAGTCTATCTCGATAGCTTCAAGGATCTGGGCCTCAACAAAATGACCTATGCGTACCTTTGCCATCACGGGTATGGAGACCGCTTCCTGTATGCCTTTGATCATTTTGGGATCGCTCATTCTAGAGACCCCTCCTGCAGCACGGATATCGGCAGGTATCCTCTCAAGTGCCATGACAGCGCAAGCCCCCGCTTTCTCTGCGATCTTTGCCTGTTCAGGATTTGTCACATCCATTATCACGCCACCTTTCAACATCTGGGCCAATTCCTTGTTCAATCCATATCTTTCATCGGTCATATTCAACACATGATGTTAGTACAGACCAAGTATATGTATTTAATTGGATATTGATGTATAATAAAATACATTCAAAAACATAAAAACATCAAAAAATGAATTTTAAAAAGAAAAATAAGAAAATTAATTAAAAAGAGGGTTTCCCCTCAGTTTACTGACATTGAATCTCTTATTTTCTTATCCTTCAAGAACGTGGAGATCAAGAATGCACATAGGCATAACAAACATGCAACGAAGAATGCTGGCTTGAAAGCATCAACTATACTTCCGGGCAGCACCATCGGCAAGATTATACCTGCGGCGAATATCGACTCGATGATCGCAACACCGACAGAACTCCCTGCCTGTCTGAATGTATTGATTATCGAAGACATCAAACCCTCCTCATTGGTTTGAGAATAGCTCAAACTGAGATTGGTGGAAGCGACCAAACTGGTTCCTACACCTGCACCCATTATGAACAATGTTATCAGGATAAACATTAATGATGTCCCTTCATTGAAATGGATCATCATGAGGAAGCCTAAAGCTGATACAAGACATCCGATCGATAACATCTTGTTATTTATGCCAGTCTTGTCTGAGATCTTCCCTACAGTTGGACCGACGACCATCATTCCTATTGAGTTGGCCACAAGTATAAGGCCCATGTCCACTGTTGAATAACCCTTTACATATTCCAGATAATAAGGCAACAGTAAATAGGATCCAGCAACAGCAGCGAAGATCAACAGATTGACCAAGTTGCTACCAACGACATCCTTGATCCTCATGATCCTGAGAGATATGAGCGGGTCTTTTGCCCTCTGCTCCCACCATACCAACAATCCTGCAAATATAAATGCAGAAGCAAGAAGGGCAAGATTTCCATTAGAGAACCATCCGCCATTGGTACGAGCTGTGTTGAGATAATAGATCAGTGAGAACATCATTATGACCATTAAGATCACACCGACGACGTCCGACTTCTGCTTATTATCGCGTACCTCATTAACATTGGCCATACTCTTCAAAGACATCAGAATACAAACGATTCCGACAGGAACGTTTATGAAGAATATATAGGACCAATCGAACTGACAGAGAATCCCCCCTATTACTGGGCCGCAGGCTGTTCCAACTGATGAGGCTAAAGTGATCGCACCCACAGCTTTCCCTCTTATACCGGGCAGATATGATGTGATCATTGCCAATCCCATTGCCATTATCATACCTGCACCCAGACCTTGTATGATCCTTAGGGCGATCAATATGAACAATGTGGTTTGTCCATCACCACCTATCTTCATAGTCCCTGTTAGACCGATTATCAAAGACATTCCTGCAAATATGCCAATACCTAAAATGAACAGTTTCTTGTATCCAAGATTGGTCCCTAATTTCCCCCAAAGAAGTATGAAACAACATAATGAGAGCGTATATCCAATCAAAATCCAAGAGACATCACTGGACAGATTACCAAGATTCAGATCGGACCTTATCGTTGGCAAAGCCACCGAGACAATCGTAGCATCCAAAGATGCCATGAACGTTCCTAATACTATACTGATCAAAATCCATTTTTCTTTGGATGAGATCTTGGAAATGTTTGGATCACTGCCCATAATGTGATAACAGATTTGAATGGATTTAATTATATTGTACAATGAGGAAAATAATCGACACTGAATCATCACTAATATGACCTAAAAGTGTTAAGATCAAAAATAGAAATAATGCTTTTCTTGGTTTTAATGATTAAAAGAGCATAAAATTATAATCATCTCTCTAAGTACTTTACTCGTTTGTATAAGATATGCTTCTTGTTTCCAGCATCATTTCGTAGACTCTGCGTCCCTGACCTTCTTATCTTTTAAGACCATCGAAAACACAAATGCGAGGAAACACAGTACACATGCAACAAAGAATGCCGGTTTGAATGCACTGACCATACTGCCATTCAATACAAATGACGCAGCTATGCTTGCAGTGAATACCGCACCAAGAACTGCGACACCGACTGAACTTCCTGCTTGCCTGAACATATTGATTATTGATGACATGGAACCTTCTTCGTTATGTTCTGAATACCCCAATATAAGATTGGTGGTGGCAACCAACCCCATTCCGATACCCACTCCCATCAAAAATAATGTAAAAATAATGTATAAAAGCGATGTATATTCATCAAAACGGATCATCAATAAGAAACTGAATGCCGATATCAAACAACCTATCGACGACATCCTGTTATTGATACCTGTCTTATCTGAGATCTTTCCTACTGTTGGACCGACCACCATCATCCCTATCGATGTCGCCACCAGAATCAGACCCATGTCCACTGTTGAATATCCTCTTACTGTCTCAAGATAATAAGGTAACAGGAAATACGACCCTGAGAACGCAGCACAGATCAACAGATTGACCGCGTTACTGCCAACCACATCCTTTATCTTCATTATCCTGACCGATATGATTGGACTGTCTACTCTCTGTTCCCACCATATCAACAATCCAGTGAATATGAACGCTGTTGATAGGATGACAACATTCTCATCAGAAAACCACCCACTGTTATTCGCCGTATTTAGATAATAAATGAACGAGAACAACATTATGACCATGAAAACGACACCCAAACCGTCCAGTTTCTGCTTCTCCCCGCGTTCCTCCTTGACATTGGCCATACTTTTTACGGACAAAAGAATGCAAAGCAAACCTATCGGAACATTGATGAAGAATATGAACGACCAATGGAATTGACAAAGAAAACCACCTATTACTGGGCCGAAGGCCAACCCGACTGAGGATGCTAATGTTATCGTTCCGACCGCTTTTCCTCGTATGTTGGGAAGATATGATGATACCATGGCAAGTCCCATCGCCGTGATCATGCCTGCGCCTAGGCCTTGCAACATTCTCAGCAGTATGATGATGTTGAGGCCACCTATTTTCAAAACACCGAAAACTCCTATGGTCAACGACATTCCAGCAAAAATGATTACACCAAAAAGAAAAAGTCTCTTGTAACCATAATTAGTCCCTAACTTTCCCCACAACAAAATAAAACAACACAATGACAAAGTGTATCCGATCAATATCCATGATACATCGCTAGCCGGACCGGAGACCGTAAAATCGTGTTCTATCGTGGGCAAAGCTACAGCGACTATCGTGACATCCAAAGAAGCCATGAACGTTCCCAATACAATACT contains:
- a CDS encoding VWA domain-containing protein yields the protein MSGLLSPANFSFSAVFGMEQVKKALLCSVVNPRIKGILIKGNSGTGKTMVARSLGNISGKSIVNVPLNVTDEQLFGCLNIEMAIKEGKIVLEEGLMSRADGNFLYMDDVNLFEQRMLSSVVDSVLIGKVKVERENLSTSYACNTTLIGTMNINDCYLNPRVMDCFDICVNADFPEDQDGRQEVLRRNLDFEKDPDAFLNTYSKQESTLSKTISDAKVLLKGIRLTEDNISNIAKICASMDIDGLRGDISVMNVSMTLAALEGRSFVDTEDIENASLLCLAHRRKVKKGRRVDNQKKVEHDILGCGESHIKRAIHDDSDRERMAVSETQPDNEGDESEGSAIKPIEIEDVITKIGETFDAIDLFENEIGKAHGSAEDKGKRSFMKSNCRSGRYVGSRVTDDKNPDLAFDATVRAAAVYQVKRHQGLEADMAVIIEKQDLRERVREVRSSSTFLFAVDTSGSLIIRNRMMAVKGAILSLLKQHYVKRDRVGFMTFNSTAIQMLLPPTKSVECIYGLLDNLPVGRRTPMSAALLYMNNYMTVFTKRHKDEKCYVILVTDGNSNVCLDPDDEVTDPVDEALGIALKINIPNVHWILIDSENSYSMTHNAQKFAKNLKASYYSLEDLKADPSG
- a CDS encoding ATP-binding protein, whose translation is MSNEQVLFPFVRVVGQEKMKNALLLNIVDPSIGGVLIKGEKGTAKSTAVRSLAQILPPIQAVKGCLFHCDPRYPKRMCIQCRERMAKGEVFESIVLPMSVVELPLSATEDRISGTLDLEHVLKTGEKKFEPGVLAQANGNLLYVDEVNLLDDHIVDLLLDSAAMGTNYVEREGVSFSHPAKFILVGTMNPEEGSLRPQLLDRFGLSVDVEGEKDVQTRMEVIRRRMQFDLDPEAYLAQYQKDTDVLRNKIIKARELLPNVKISDDLVHDVVMVSIHFGMEGHRADITMMRTAKANAALEGRTEVTKEDIRQTASLVISHRLKRRAFEEVIFDHKELDICLGY
- the pdxT gene encoding pyridoxal 5'-phosphate synthase glutaminase subunit PdxT, with protein sequence MRIGVLAVQGAFAEHESMLDRLDQEHFQIRKPSDLEKNMDGLIIPGGESTVIGKLLTDLGMLDDIRQRIIDGLPVFGTCAGLILLSDTIINDDRRYLGTFPMSVRRNAFGRQLGSFFTVSNFDDLGMIPMEFIRAPVIESVGEGVTILSVYNGKIVAARFKNQLVTAFHPELTDDLKVHRYFLSLINNI
- the pdxS gene encoding pyridoxal 5'-phosphate synthase lyase subunit PdxS; translated protein: MTDERYGLNKELAQMLKGGVIMDVTNPEQAKIAEKAGACAVMALERIPADIRAAGGVSRMSDPKMIKGIQEAVSIPVMAKVRIGHFVEAQILEAIEIDYIDESEVLSPADDVYHIDKTKFKVPFVCGARDLGEALRRISEGASMIRTKGEPGTGDIIQAVRHMRAMNSEIRRVVGTSEDELYESAKQLQVPLDLVRYVHQNGRLPVVNFAAGGIATPADAALMMQLGAEGVFVGSGIFKSGDPAKRASAIVKAVTNYNDPAILAELSEDLGQAMVGINEQEIKTIMAERGQ
- a CDS encoding MFS transporter, whose amino-acid sequence is MGSDPNISKISSKEKWILISIVLGTFMASLDATIVSVALPTIRSDLNLGNLSSDVSWILIGYTLSLCCFILLWGKLGTNLGYKKLFILGIGIFAGMSLIIGLTGTMKIGGDGQTTLFILIALRIIQGLGAGMIMAMGLAMITSYLPGIRGKAVGAITLASSVGTACGPVIGGILCQFDWSYIFFINVPVGIVCILMSLKSMANVNEVRDNKQKSDVVGVILMVIMMFSLIYYLNTARTNGGWFSNGNLALLASAFIFAGLLVWWEQRAKDPLISLRIMRIKDVVGSNLVNLLIFAAVAGSYLLLPYYLEYVKGYSTVDMGLILVANSIGMMVVGPTVGKISDKTGINNKMLSIGCLVSALGFLMMIHFNEGTSLMFILITLFIMGAGVGTSLVASTNLSLSYSQTNEEGLMSSIINTFRQAGSSVGVAIIESIFAAGIILPMVLPGSIVDAFKPAFFVACLLCLCAFLISTFLKDKKIRDSMSVN
- a CDS encoding MFS transporter, encoding MGNDPSVSKSSSKERWILISIVLGTFMASLDVTIVAVALPTIEHDFTVSGPASDVSWILIGYTLSLCCFILLWGKLGTNYGYKRLFLFGVIIFAGMSLTIGVFGVLKIGGLNIIILLRMLQGLGAGMITAMGLAMVSSYLPNIRGKAVGTITLASSVGLAFGPVIGGFLCQFHWSFIFFINVPIGLLCILLSVKSMANVKEERGEKQKLDGLGVVFMVIMLFSFIYYLNTANNSGWFSDENVVILSTAFIFTGLLIWWEQRVDSPIISVRIMKIKDVVGSNAVNLLICAAFSGSYFLLPYYLETVRGYSTVDMGLILVATSIGMMVVGPTVGKISDKTGINNRMSSIGCLISAFSFLLMIRFDEYTSLLYIIFTLFLMGVGIGMGLVATTNLILGYSEHNEEGSMSSIINMFRQAGSSVGVAVLGAVFTASIAASFVLNGSMVSAFKPAFFVACVLCFLAFVFSMVLKDKKVRDAESTK